A stretch of Caenorhabditis elegans chromosome IV DNA encodes these proteins:
- the col-115 gene encoding Col_cuticle_N domain-containing protein (Confirmed by transcript evidence): MKGNEKDLELLARRMRQLAVFSSSVAVFVAVLAVFALPILITSTLQAVTSVDDSLGRCTADAFKMYKAIDEIEIQLIQSFNKTTSQRSKRGGGYVSSSSYGGQYSGQQYDSTGNAATNGQYRFFPEVIEAIRARRPTLYSLQQDYNSGGYAGQGGCGASQQGYASRPVFVGPQTGSILRDGQSGFNGGGGCIPRYGPPGAPGASGQSGRDGQDGQPGTDGQQGRDGIADIDREPCQVCAPAPQGYPGPPGPKGRTGEQGPPGLDGETIDGEDGSPGLPGPPGPPGPPGLHGSPGSYGESKEEEIAGPPGPPGVRGIQGGVGSRGAEGNPGPKGPPGLQGDIGSHGIAGRPGLQGRPGNPGAPGSPASCDHCAPPVLEPGYQVDVKKTIKRASP; encoded by the exons atgaaggGTAATGAGAAAGATCTAGAACTGTTAGCGCGACGAATGCGTCAATTGGCCGTTTTCTCGTCATCAGTTGCTGTATTTGTTGCAGTTCTTGCCGTCTTTGCTCTACCAATTCTTATCACATCTACACTTCAAGCAGTG ACATCCGTAGACGATAGTTTGGGAAGATGTACTGCCGACGCATTTAAAATGTACAAAGCAATTGATGAAATCGAGATTCAACTTATTCAATCGTTTAATAAAACGACTTCTCAAAGATCAAAACGTGGTGGAGGATATGTGTCATCATCTTCTTATGGTGGACAATATTCTGGTCAACAGTATGATTCTACTGGAAATGCTGCAACTAATGGACAATATCGGTTTTTCCCAGAG GTTATTGAAGCAATCCGAGCCAGAAGACCAACATTATATTCACTACAACAAGACTATAACTCTGGCGGATATGCTGGACAAGGAGGGTGTGGAGCATCACAACAAGGATATGCTTCTAGACCAGTTTTTGTTGGAc CACAAACTGGTTCAATTCTCCGAGATGGTCAATCTGGTTTTAATGGTGGAGGTGGTTGTATTCCACGTTATGGTCCACCTGGTGCTCCAGGAGCTTCAGGACAATCAGGACGTGATGGACAAGATGGACAACCAGGAACAGATGGTCAACAAGGTAGAGACGGGATTGCTGATATTGATCGTGAACCATGTCAAGTATGTGCTCCAGCACCACAAGGTTATCCAGGACCACCTGGACCAAAGGGGCGTACAGGAGAACAGGGACCACCGGGATTAGACGGAGAAACTATTGATGGAGAAGATGGATCACCAGGTCTTCCAGGACCACCGGGACCACCAGGACCTCCAGGATTACATGGATCACCAGGATCATATGGAGAAtcgaaagaagaagaaattgcAGGACCACCAGGCCCACCAGGTGTCAGAGGGATTCAGGGAGGAGTTGGATCAAGAGGAGCTGAAGGTAATCCAGGACCAAAGGGACCACCAGGACTACAAGGAGACATTGGATC acatggaATAGCAGGCCGACCTGGTCTTCAAGGTCGTCCAGGTAACCCTGGGGCTCCTGGCTCCCCAGCTTCATGTGATCATTGTGCTCCACCAGTTCTCGAGCCCGGCTACCAAGTGGATGTTAAAAAGACAATTAAACGCGCTTCTCCATGA